The following proteins are encoded in a genomic region of Drosophila bipectinata strain 14024-0381.07 chromosome XL, DbipHiC1v2, whole genome shotgun sequence:
- the east gene encoding pneumococcal serine-rich repeat protein isoform X2, protein MSSRKSGGGGGGASGGVGVDGGALDDNANANDNPTTISGPVESSSEAGEDTSSTPTPMDADETVPPSSTDTAEAAKPVEGEEEAAAGGEEGEGAGGESSEMETNEKEAEAKEEKESSPAPKTRTPTPVATPTTTSMRITRHSSPLLLLSSPTTARRDISVGSDGAGGEAEESAGVGSQRKSSVERAVTPVIRGRKSIKDLKEAKEVKSEEAEATVTPVTGEASTPGPAPVQVSEEPVAESSQEQESLPGATPADEKDHRDTKDTEKEKEKEELKTQEEDKDKDKEKDKDKDKDNDKDKEKNKDKEKEKEKEKEKEKDKKEPVTPTTCNRVTRKSHAQEQVTNTRVTRNRRQSSTLGFAANSSSAAVAAAATAATTLAATSSAAAAAAAAEQQPQQQPPPTTARGRRKKAQTVAPPLEPAVKRKRSEDAEAEAEASNAAKYSKVEVVKTEEAEAPAAEEDVPIKQEPLETSEAVGTTTPVAAAAPAPVSGGTRRGRGRPQNRNSASPAAVTSTRSTRLSKAGSPGVIGQTPPAQEPAAPPKRRRVGSSTRKTASASSLATSSQGGTAADEDSKDSMASSMDDLLLAAADIKREKLTAEFDDSLLLAETSLPSTSTGACSATAPASSGSNGHSCIEPLTVETDPAKPKDLLPPPEDASASQPAGDTATGTGSATTVVGKAPSLSPEMVSEGVSAVSVRNFYKKPEFLANNLGIEKDPELGEIVQTVSSNAAETEEMAVEDGEVNASAQSPKSDKPDSKKSKPEGEAAKIVEQEPEVDLETEIVAEALAEITAEADDSISIGSMKTGDLRLDDSGEGSEVLLDHGLLLNGAAQQEQPAPDVEEEETEEDPEVRQTKPNSYEDSDHEIIDKLVQEGVLDATGNPLSQAGVAKLEDELEEEVGTDEVVAVMVNKYFLDITEQAEQLLVDKVEFPEENKENLSTSADATASEGLDIQLSLKDDDDEQLAVKDEEQVKHLELQLTEKMDVDQEDEELEEKPNGKQEDDEEQQQQRREQEIHLQNLGLLTLQAAEQRRQDLQEAHTRQAQLQQQHHHHHHQHKRQGARGGGGSGGSSATHVESSGTLKTVIKLNRSSNGGVGGSSGLPTGTVIHGSGGSSVSAASSSVGSATRKSSGALGAAGVGAATGAGAGVRRQSLKMTFQKGRARGHGAADRSADQPTEDSYYTIQNENEGAQKSSGVTTGNPGRKTNNRFSSTNNHSTVASSHGGSHHSSVQYNSSHSEGLGQGEHGFYQMVKKDEKEKILIPEKASSFKFHPGRLCEDQCYYCSGKFGLYDTPCHVGQIKSVERQQKILATFSCFADEEKLTVDNCLCDACFRHVDRRANAPSYKKRLSAPGHLETMGNVEKHFAGDGSGGLTDPSGAEGSGTAGSSAVGSGGGGNLQQRACAVKDCAEGASHSLRRKCIRKSVKKFQLNLEIPAGSSIVWLCEAHYNTVIQFSGCVLCKRRLGKNHMYNITTDTDRLEKALSEMGIPVQLGMGTAVCKLCRYFANLLMKPPDSTKSQKAEFVKNYRKRLLKVHNLQDGSHEVSEADEEETPHPVDAAKEASAETGEDSHEMPMVVDYDGPTDSNSSSSSTTNPDANSKQMSKLQAILQQNLSAEGGAAAAGGGGAAGTGRSGAGSAGETSGGAGGSGSGADISNVLRSNPNISMRELFHGEEELGVQFKVPFGCSSSQRTPEGWTRVQTFLQYDEPTRRLWEELQKPYGNQSSFLRHLILLEKYYRNGDLVLAPHASSNASVYTETVRQRLNSFDHGHCGGLGGGGTSKTQSTGSATGGISVLATALTTPSSSSSSVEAAAPAVPVIPLVELNDDDEEEEDGESTEDRESGAGGDGRQAESPVERLSVDKLTKQLSSNAVTIIARPKDNKSSQPSAAATAASSTATEEVAVVLPTTKSTAQSQSQSQTQSQAKDAPPLVAANANSRSILKTNLLGMNKAVEIVPLTPPASQTQPAGSAPSMASITSVPSIASLANKQAQDQKQHKKLLDMAKMLGNTQKAAANHQQQGSDASAPQKPSGVAQLLNSPPELISLHRRRASATANNSLLGNLSGKRLQLPRTGAAGATASGGAGGGGPSGNRGGASGGPPPPNVVILPDTLTPQERHESKSWKPTLIPLEDQVPNKSHALYQTADGRRLPALVQVQSGGKPYLISIFDYNRMCILRREKLLRDQMLKANNAKLKNAQQQQQQQQQQQQQQQQQSSAASATVAAFSSMLKLAHQQTARQQLQQLQQKHQQQQQQHMPSLQPGGGGSGGAGSGGGVGAGLRLARLPPKMPALTNPQIGSQAPNYSSLMPNPMDNSNNSWLWKNFPDSNQYLLNGNGGGGGGGGGGGTKLPHFTGKPATATSSKAAATSIFNIKHQQHQQKLIENAIMSKIPKSLTVIPQQMGGSSSGDLGGGGGGGGGSGSSKD, encoded by the exons ATGTCTAGCCGGAAATCaggaggcggtggcggtggtgctAGCGGCGGAGTTGGAGTCGATGGAGGTGCCCTGGACGACAATGCAAATGCCAATGATAATCCAACCACCATTAGTGGACCAGTGGAGTCTTCGTCAGAAGCTGGCGAGGATACATCATCCACGCCCACACCCATGGATGCAGATGAAACTGTGCCACCATCCTCCACAGACACAGCCGAAGCCGCTAAACCAGTGGAaggagaagaagaagcagcagctGGAGGTGAAGAAGGAGAAGGAGCAGGTGGAGAATCATCCGAAATGGAAACCAATGAAAAGGAGGCGGAGGCCAAGGAGGAGAAGGAGTCATCTCCTGCTCCTAAAACGCGAACGCCCACGCCAGTGGCCACGCCCACCACAACCAGCATGAGAATCACTCGCCATTCGTCGCCCCTGCTCCTGCTCAGCTCACCGACGACCGCCCGCCGGGACATCTCTGTCGGCAGCGATGGAGCCGGCGGGGAAGCCGAAGAGTCGGCGGGAGTGGGTAGTCAGCGCAAGAGTTCCGTGGAGCGGGCGGTGACACCGGTTATACGAGGACGCAAGTCCATCAAGGATCTGAAAGAAGCCAAAGAAGTCAAGTCCGAGGAGGCGGAGGCCACTGTAACTCCAGTAACTGGAGAAGCTTCAACGCCGGGGCCGGCGCCAGTTCAGGTGTCGGAGGAGCCAGTGGCGGAGAGCAGCCAGGAGCAAGAGTCCTTGCCAGGAGCAACTCCCGCGGACGAAAAAGACCACAGAGACACAAAAGACACAGAAaaggagaaggagaaggaggagcTGAAGACCCAGGAGGAAGATAAGGACAAGGATAAAGAAAAGGATAAGGATAAGGACAAGGACAACgataaagataaagaaaagAACAAGGATAAAgagaaggagaaggagaaagaaaaggagaaggagaaggacAAGAAGGAGCCAGTTACACCCACAACCTGCAACCGAGTGACCCGCAAATCCCACGCCCAGGAGCAGGTCACCAATACGCGAGTGACCCGCAATCGCCGCCAGTCCTCCACCttgggcttcgccgccaattCCTCCTCCGCTGCGGTGGCAGCAGCCGCCACGGCGGCCACCACATTGGCGGCCACATCctcagcagcagcggcggcggcagcagcggaGCAGCAGCCCCAGCAACAGCCTCCACCAACAACAGCTCGCGGTCGCCGGAAGAAGGCACAGACGGTGGCACCTCCGCTGGAACCGGCCGTGAAACGAAAGCGTTCCGAGGATGCGGAAGCCGAAGCGGAAGCCAGCAATGCCGCCAAGTACAGCAAGGTGGAGGTGGTGAAAACCGAGGAGGCGGAGGCGCCGGCAGCCGAGGAGGATGTGCCCATCAAGCAGGAGCCACTGGAGACCAGCGAAGCGGTGGGCACAACAACGCCGGTGGCCGCTGCAGCTCCGGCTCCGGTTTCCGGCGGGACGAGACGTGGTCGTGGACGGCCGCAGAACCGGAACTCCGCCTCGCCAGCGGCCGTTACCTCGACGCGGTCCACGCGGCTGAGCAAGGCTGGGTCTCCGGGTGTCATCGGCCAAACGCCACCAGCCCAGGAGCCGGCAGCGCCTCCGAAACGGCGGCGGGTGGGCAGCAGTACGCGGAAAACGGCGTCGGCCAGCTCGCTGGCAACCAGTTCCCAGGGCGGCACAGCTGCGGACGAGGACTCCAAAGACAGCATGGCCTCCTCCATGGACGATCTCCTGCTGGCGGCGGCGGACATCAAACGGGAGAAGCTCACTGCCGAGTTCGATGACAGCCTCCTGCTGGCGGAGACCAGCCTGCCCTCCACCTCTACGGGTGCATGCTCCGCAACAGCCCCAGCCTCGTCTGGATCGAATGGCCATTCCTGCATTGAACCGCTGACCGTGGAAACGGATCCGGCGAAACCCAAGGACCTGCTGCCCCCGCCCGAGGATGCGTCCGCCTCCCAGCCAGCTGGGGACACGGCAACGGGAACGGGTTCTGCCACGACCGTGGTGGGCAAGGCGCCGTCCCTCAGCCCGGAGATGGTCAGCGAGGGTGTGAGCGCCGTCAGTGTGCGGAACTTCTACAAGAAGCCCGAGTTCCTGGCCAACAATCTGGGCATCGAGAAGGACCCTGAGCTGGGCGAGATCGTGCAAACGGTCAGCAGCAATGCCGCGGAGACGGAGGAGATGGCGGTCGAGGATGGAGAGGTGAACGCCTCGGCCCAGTCGCCCAAATCGGACAAGCCGGACAGTAAGAAGTCCAAGCCGGAGGGCGAGGCGGCAAAGATTGTGGAGCAGGAACCGGAAGTCGATCTGGAGACGGAAATCGTCGCTGAAGCTTTGGCGGAAATCACAGCCGAGGCGGATGACTCCATCTCGATAGGCTCCATGAAGACGGGCGACCTGCGACTGGACGACAGCGGCGAGGGATCCGAGGTGCTACTCGACCATGGCCTGCTCCTCAATGGAGCAGCCCAGCAGGAGCAACCGGCGCCGGatgtggaggaggaggagacgGAGGAGGACCCAGAAGTGCGGCAGACCAAACCCAATAGCTATGAGGACTCTGACCACGAGATAATAGACAAGTTGGTCCAGGAGGGAGTCCTAGACGCCACGGGAAATCCGCTCAGTCAGGCGGGAGTCGCCAAGCTGGAGGAcgagctggaggaggaggttGGCACGGACGAGGTCGTTGCTGTCATGGTTAACAAGTACTTCCTGGACATAACGGAGCAGGCGGAGCAACTGCTGGTGGACAAGGTGGAGTTCCCGGAGGAAAACAAGGAGAACCTGTCCACCTCGGCGGACGCCACTGCCTCCGAGGGTCTGGACATCCAGCTGTCGCTCaaggacgacgacgacgagcaGCTGGCGGTGAAGGACGAGGAGCAGGTCAAGCAtctggagctgcagctgacggAGAAAATGGACGTCGACCAGGAGGAtgaggagctggaggagaaGCCCAACGGCAAGCAGGAGGACgacgaggagcagcagcagcagcggcgggaGCAGGAGATCCACCTGCAGAACCTGGGCCTGCTGACGCTCCAGGCGGCGGAGCAGCGCCGTCAGGACCTGCAGGAGGCCCACACTCGCCAGGCGCAGCTCCAGCAACAGcatcatcaccaccaccaccagcacaaGCGGCAGGGGGCGCGGGGCGGCGGCGGAAGCGGCGGCAGCAGTGCCACCCACGTCGAGTCCAGCGGCACCCTCAAGACGGTGATCAAGCTGAACAGGAGCAGCAACGGCGGCGTCGGCGGCAGCAGTGGCCTCCCCACCGGCACTGTGATCCACGGCAGTGGCGGGTCGTCCGTCTCGGCCGCATCCTCCTCGGTGGGCAGTGCGACGCGCAAGTCGAGCGGAGCTCTGGGCGCCGCCGGCGTGGGAGCGGCAACGGGAGCCGGGGCCGGAGTGCGCCGGCAATCGCTGAAGATGACATTCCAGAAGGGTCGTGCCCGGGGACACGGTGCAGCGGACCGATCCGCCGACCAGCCAACGGAAGACTCCTACTACACCATCCAGAACGAG AACGAAGGTGCGCAGAAGTCGAGTGGTGTAACTACGGGTAATCCCGGCCGAAAGACCAATAACCGTTTCAGCTCAACTAACAACCACTCTACGGTAGCCTCCTCGCACGGTGGTAGCCACCATTCTTCGGTCCAGTACA ACTCATCTCACTCGGAGGGCCTGGGTCAGGGCGAACATGGCTTTTATCAGATGGTCAAGAAGGACGAGAAGGAGAAGATCCTCATACCCGAGAAGGCCTCCTCGTTCAAATTCCATCCGGGACGGTTGTGCGAGGATCAGTGCTATTACTGTAGCGGAAAATTCGGACTCTATGACACGCCCTGCCATGTGGGACAGATCAAGTCCGTGGAGCGCCAGCAGAAGATCCTAGCCA CCTTCTCCTGCTTTGCAGATGAGGAGAAACTCACGGTGGACAACTGCCTGTGCGACGCCTGTTTCCGGCACGTGGACCGTCGAGCCAATGCCCCCTCCTACAAGAAACGCCTCTCGGCTCCCGGCCATCTCGAGACCATGGGTAATGTGGAGAAGCATTTCGCAGGCGATGGCAGCGGCGGACTTACAGATCCATCGGGAGCAGAGGGATCCGGGACTGCTGGCTCGTCGGCTGTGGGCTCGGGCGGCGGCGGGAACCTCCAGCAGCGTGCCTGCGCCGTCAAAGACTGCGCCGAGGGGGCGAGTCACTCGCTGCGGCGCAAGTGCATCCGCAAGAGCGTGAAAAAGTTCCAACTGAACCTGGAAATACCGGCGGGCAGTTCCATCGTCTGGCTGTGCGAGGCGCACTACAACACCGTCATCCAGTTCTCCGGCTGTGTGCTGTGCAAGCGGCGTCTGGGCAAGAACCACATGTACAACATAACCACG GACACGGATCGGTTGGAGAAGGCGCTCTCCGAGATGGGTATCCCAGTGCAACTGGGCATGGGCACGGCCGTGTGCAAGCTGTGTCGGTATTTCGCCAACCTGCTGATGAAGCCGCCGGACAGTACCAAGTCCCAGAAGGCCGAGTTTGTCAAGAACTACAGGAAACG GCTCCTCAAGGTGCACAACCTGCAGGACGGCAGCCACGAAGTCTCCGAGGCGGATGAGGAGGAAACCCCCCATCCTGTGGATGCCGCCAAGGAAGCCTCGGCTGAGACTGGTGAGGACTCGCATGAAATGCCCATGGTGGTGGACTATGACGGGCCCACAGACTCCAACTCCAGCAGCTCCTCGACGACGAATCCGGACGCCAACAGCAAGCAAATGTCCAAGCTGCAGGCTATTCTCCAGCAGAATCTGAGCGCAGAGGGcggagcagcagccgcaggAGGCGGTGGAGCTGCGGGAACCGGACGAAGTGGGGCAGGATCGGCAGGGGAGACCAGCGGAGGAGCTGGAGGAAGTGGATCCGGTGCCGATATATCGAATGTCCTGCGCAGCAACCCGAACATATCGATGCGTGAGCTGTTCCACGGCGAGGAGGAGCTGGGGGTGCAGTTTAAGGTGCCCTTCGGATGCAGCAGCAGTCAGCGGACACCGGAGGGCTGGACGCGTGTCCAGACGTTCCTCCAGTATGACGAGCCGACGCGGCGACTGTGGGAGGAGCTGCAGAAGCCATACGGCAACCAGAGTTCCTTCCTGCGGCATCTGATACTCCTGGAGAAGTACTACCGCAACGGAGATCTTGTCCTGGCGCCGCACGCCTCATCCAATGCATCCGTTTACACGGAAACGGTGCGTCAGCGCCTGAACTCCTTCGATCACGGTCACTGCGGTGGACTGGGCGGAGGTGGCACGTCGAAAACCCAGTCAACAGGATCGGCCACCGGTGGTATCAGTGTCCTGGCCACCGCCTTGACCACACCCTCCTCATCATCGTCGTCGGTGGAGGCGGCGGCGCCCGCGGTTCCAGTCATCCCCTTGGTGGAGctcaacgacgacgacgaagAGGAAGAGGACGGTGAGTCCACGGAGGATCGAGAGTCGGGAGCGGGCGGCGATGGACGGCAGGCGGAGTCGCCGGTGGAACGCCTCAGTGTGGACAAGCTGACGAAGCAGCTGAGCTCCAATGCGGTGACGATTATAGCCCGGCCCAAGGACAACAAGTCCTCCCAGCCATcggccgccgccaccgccgcctccTCCACAGCCACGGAGGAAGTAGCTGTGGTGCTGCCAACGACCAAGTCCACCGCCCAGTCCCAGTCTCAGTCTCAGACCCAATCGCAAGCCAAGGATGCCCCGCCATTGGTCGCCGCCAATGCGAATAGCCGCAGCATCCTGAAGACCAATCTCCTGGGCATGAACAAGGCCGTCGAGATTGTGCCGTTGACACCACCCGCCTCGCAGACCCAGCCAGCCGGCAGCGCTCCGTCGATGGCGTCCATCACGTCGGTGCCCTCGATCGCCTCGCTGGCCAACAAGCAGGCCCAGGACCAGAAGCAGCACAAGAAGCTCCTGGACATGGCCAAGATGCTGGGCAACACGCAGAAAGCTGCCGCCAACCATCAGCAGCAGGGATCGGATGCGTCAGCTCCCCAAAAGCCATCGGGCGTCGCCCAACTGCTCAACTCCCCGCCGGAGCTGATTAGCTTGCATCGGAGGAGGGCCAGCGCCACCGCCAACAACAGCCTGCTAGGCAACCTGTCGGGCAAGAGGCTGCAACTGCCACGTACTGGAGCAGCCGGCGCAACAGCATCTGGTGGAGCTGGAGGCGGTGGGCCCTCAGGCAATCGTGGTGGAGCCAGTGGTGGTCCCCCGCCGCCCAATGTCGTTATACTGCCCGATACGCTGACGCCCCAGGAGCGGCACGAGAGCAAGAGCTGGAAGCCCACCCTGATTCCGCTGGAGGATCAGGTGCCCAACAAGTCGCATGCATTGTACCAAACCGCCGACGGGCGAAGATTGCCGGCCCTGGTCCAGGTGCAGTCCGGCGGTAAGCCATACCTCATCTCCATCTTTGACTACAATCGGATGTGTATTCTGCGGCGGGAGAAGCTGCTCAGGGATCAGATGCTTAAGGCCAACAATGCCAAGCTAAAGAacgcccagcagcagcaacaacaacaacagcaacagcagcagcagcagcagcaacagagcTCAGCAGCTTCGGCAACGGTGGCTGCCTTCTCCAGTATGTTGAAGCTAGCCCACCAGCAAACGGCACgccagcaactgcaacagttgcaacagaaacaccaacaacaacagcaacagcatatgccgagcCTGCAGCCTGGCGGCGGTGGATCTGGAGGAGCAGGTAGTGGCGGTGGTGTGGGCGCTGGTCTGCGGCTAGCGAGGCTGCCGCCAAAAATGCCGGCACTGACCAATCCCCAGATCGGCAGCCAGGCGCCCAACTACTCCTCACTGATGCCCAATCCCAtggacaacagcaacaactccTGGCTGTGGAAGAACTTTCCCGACTCGAATCAGTATCTCTTGAACGGCAAtggaggcggcggcggcggcggaggaggaggaggaaccAAGTTGCCGCATTTTACCGGAAAACCAGCCACTGCCACGAGCAGCAAGGCGGCGGCCACAAGCATTTTTAACATCAAGcatcagcagcaccagcagaaGCTCATCGAGAACGCCATCATGTCGAAGATACCCAAGAGTCTGACGGTGATACCCCAGCAAATGGGTGGCAGCAGTAGTGGCGATttgggaggaggaggaggcggtggtggtggcagtGGGTCCTCAAAGGACTGA